A single window of Methanoregula sp. DNA harbors:
- a CDS encoding methyltransferase domain-containing protein, with amino-acid sequence MSPRPDDREIRNHFLASRSSHYWQETLTKTTDKKRKEKIYIPRFQWILDTADEYLSGKKIVADINSKNISYSRELAKNKNFSGKIIVNPYFDPEEFEEYTSPENNTRIVREDDMQKEPGQKPNIITAFEVIDYTSDVDALMTRMREMISDNGLCFITTISISGFDLQVLWNHSESVFPLDRINVLSQKGLQIIFKRHGFELIEFSTPGMLDFNIVEEAYRRDPNKGFPRFIKTMFDRDDEQLKKDFQTFLQVNKLSSFVRIAAKKKGV; translated from the coding sequence ATGTCCCCGCGACCGGACGACCGTGAGATCAGGAACCACTTCCTTGCATCCCGATCATCGCATTACTGGCAGGAAACGCTGACAAAGACCACGGACAAAAAAAGAAAGGAGAAGATTTACATCCCGAGGTTCCAGTGGATCCTTGATACGGCCGACGAATATCTGTCCGGAAAGAAAATTGTTGCGGATATCAATTCAAAAAATATCAGTTACAGCCGTGAACTTGCAAAAAACAAAAATTTTTCCGGCAAGATAATCGTCAACCCCTATTTTGACCCGGAAGAGTTTGAGGAGTATACCAGCCCTGAAAATAACACAAGGATTGTGCGGGAAGACGATATGCAGAAAGAGCCGGGACAGAAACCCAATATCATCACAGCCTTCGAAGTGATTGATTACACAAGCGATGTGGATGCGCTGATGACGCGGATGCGTGAAATGATCAGTGATAACGGACTCTGTTTTATCACAACTATTTCGATTAGCGGTTTTGATCTTCAGGTGCTCTGGAACCATTCCGAAAGTGTGTTTCCACTCGATCGGATCAACGTGTTATCCCAGAAAGGGCTGCAGATAATTTTCAAACGCCATGGATTTGAGCTCATCGAGTTCAGCACACCCGGAATGCTGGATTTTAACATCGTTGAGGAGGCGTACCGCAGGGATCCTAACAAAGGATTCCCCCGTTTCATTAAAACGATGTTCGATCGCGATGATGAACAATTAAAAAAGGATTTCCAGACGTTCCTCCAGGTCAATAAGCTCAGTTCGTTTGTACGAATTGCTGCAAAAAAGAAGGGGGTGTGA
- a CDS encoding putative sugar O-methyltransferase produces MLSVSAIIQQLKIDLSSEHPFTDKGITVACVIGDGYGYFTLLLKALDPDLKIITVNIGRTLLFDVLFVKKGLPQEESRLIDALNSMDPLVSLNFCEAEQYELLHGMPIDLFVNIASMQEMNPVVINTYFEYMRASRSEKVFFYCCNRIKKNLPDGTITQFSEYPWGDAVILLDELCPWYQEFPVTTPPFWKNFDGPTQHRFVRLK; encoded by the coding sequence ATGCTTTCGGTGTCCGCGATTATACAACAACTGAAAATTGACCTTTCATCCGAACATCCCTTTACTGATAAGGGAATAACGGTTGCCTGTGTCATTGGCGATGGTTATGGATACTTCACTTTACTTTTAAAAGCCCTTGACCCGGATCTAAAAATCATCACGGTGAACATTGGGAGAACATTGTTGTTTGATGTCCTGTTTGTAAAAAAAGGGCTGCCACAGGAAGAATCGCGCCTGATTGATGCCTTAAACTCGATGGATCCACTGGTTTCCCTGAATTTTTGTGAAGCGGAACAGTACGAGCTCTTACACGGTATGCCTATCGATCTGTTCGTCAACATCGCATCCATGCAGGAAATGAATCCTGTTGTAATAAATACCTATTTTGAGTACATGAGAGCGAGCAGGTCTGAAAAGGTATTTTTTTATTGCTGCAACCGGATTAAAAAAAATCTTCCGGATGGCACCATTACCCAGTTTTCTGAATACCCGTGGGGTGATGCCGTCATTCTTCTTGATGAACTATGCCCGTGGTACCAGGAATTTCCGGTGACAACTCCCCCATTCTGGAAAAATTTCGACGGCCCCACCCAGCACCGGTTTGTCAGATTAAAATAA
- a CDS encoding SDR family NAD(P)-dependent oxidoreductase yields the protein MTGKTAIITGGNRGIGESITRVFYEHGYHVTIGAQTDTRIAEKLGKRARFFKTDVRSESEIIRLVEKTLAWTGQLDTYINCAGFSAWRPVGEVDEDFWNTMIDTNLKGVFFGCKVASRHLEKNGSIINISSIAGKRGSANNSVYCASKFGVNGITQALAKEIGPRGIRVNAVCPVYISTPGLLGALQDAHSPAAGGDIQAYLEKFALENAALRRLPLGEEIGKACLFLASDAASAITGQCINVDCGVLPQ from the coding sequence GTGACAGGAAAAACAGCTATTATCACAGGTGGAAACCGGGGAATCGGGGAGAGTATCACGCGGGTTTTTTATGAGCATGGATATCATGTGACGATTGGTGCCCAAACAGATACCAGGATTGCTGAAAAGCTTGGTAAACGGGCACGGTTCTTTAAAACGGATGTCAGATCTGAATCCGAAATAATCCGGCTTGTGGAAAAGACCCTTGCATGGACCGGGCAGCTTGATACGTATATCAATTGTGCCGGATTTTCTGCATGGCGCCCGGTCGGGGAAGTGGACGAGGATTTCTGGAATACCATGATCGATACCAATCTCAAAGGTGTATTTTTTGGTTGTAAGGTAGCATCCCGTCACCTTGAGAAAAACGGGTCCATCATCAATATCTCAAGTATTGCCGGAAAGCGCGGGAGTGCTAACAACTCGGTATACTGCGCGTCGAAATTCGGTGTCAACGGAATTACCCAGGCACTGGCAAAGGAAATCGGGCCGCGGGGAATCCGGGTTAATGCGGTCTGCCCGGTATATATTTCCACGCCGGGTCTTCTTGGAGCCCTGCAGGATGCACATTCTCCGGCTGCAGGTGGGGATATTCAGGCGTATTTGGAAAAGTTCGCCCTTGAAAATGCTGCGCTCAGGCGGCTTCCGCTTGGTGAGGAGATCGGCAAAGCATGTCTTTTCCTGGCATCTGACGCGGCATCCGCGATTACCGGCCAGTGCATCAATGTTGATTGCGGAGTGCTGCCGCAATGA
- a CDS encoding aldolase/citrate lyase family protein has protein sequence MKAMNTLKQLNEARATFKSKLRTNKCVFGGWTSIAHPQITEIMTRAGFDFIGIDIEHSTISQEQSQRIIAASHANGVLCLPRIASHNMEMIKRLLDSGADGIIVPMVDTPQDVEDIIRWSKYSPLGKRSFGISRAQGYGFDFDEYVNSWNSASTVIVQIESIEGVDNINEILSCDQVDGAMIGPYDLSGSLGIPGQLDNPLVTAAGKKVIAACKGHNKACGTQLTEPDLKSIKTAKDAGYTLIVLASDVFLLWKWSENMGNIIRQAQ, from the coding sequence ATGAAAGCAATGAATACCTTAAAACAGCTGAATGAAGCCCGTGCAACATTCAAATCGAAATTACGCACCAATAAATGTGTTTTTGGCGGATGGACCTCTATTGCACATCCCCAGATCACCGAGATTATGACCCGTGCGGGATTTGATTTTATCGGAATCGATATAGAGCACAGCACCATCAGTCAGGAACAGTCCCAGAGGATCATAGCAGCGTCGCATGCAAACGGGGTTCTCTGTCTTCCGCGGATTGCCTCCCATAATATGGAGATGATCAAGCGATTGCTCGATTCGGGAGCCGATGGCATCATTGTTCCCATGGTTGATACACCGCAGGACGTTGAGGACATTATCCGCTGGTCCAAGTATTCCCCTCTGGGGAAGCGCAGTTTCGGGATCTCACGTGCGCAGGGTTATGGGTTTGATTTTGATGAATATGTAAACTCATGGAATTCTGCATCTACTGTCATTGTCCAGATTGAATCCATTGAAGGAGTCGATAACATTAACGAGATCCTTTCCTGCGATCAGGTTGATGGGGCGATGATAGGTCCCTACGATCTTTCAGGATCACTGGGGATTCCAGGACAACTGGACAACCCCCTCGTGACTGCCGCAGGAAAAAAGGTTATTGCAGCCTGTAAAGGGCACAATAAAGCCTGTGGAACCCAGCTTACAGAACCCGATCTGAAATCTATAAAGACTGCAAAAGACGCCGGCTACACATTAATTGTCCTTGCGTCCGATGTATTCCTGCTCTGGAAATGGAGTGAAAATATGGGGAACATTATCAGGCAGGCACAATAG
- a CDS encoding 3-deoxy-manno-octulosonate cytidylyltransferase codes for MSKKVAVIIPARMAASRFPGKPLSRILDLPMIEHVRRRVLLSDAVDEVYVATCDHEIMDTVHRYGGKAIMTASTHERCTDRVEEAAHGVDADIIVMIQGDEPLFMPGVIRQLIDPFFSDPSVNCTNLISLIRDRNDLNDVDIVKAAVNLQGNIMFFSRAPIPYFRVDNHAPCYRQTGVSAFSRSFLSTFTALSPTQLEVAESVDFLRILEHGFSIRSVIINDETHGVDRPDDVAVVEHVLRTDPVQREYYERILSL; via the coding sequence ATGAGTAAAAAGGTCGCGGTGATTATTCCCGCCCGGATGGCTGCCTCAAGGTTTCCCGGCAAACCGCTTTCCCGTATCCTCGATCTGCCCATGATCGAGCATGTTCGGCGTCGGGTACTGCTTTCAGATGCTGTGGATGAAGTATATGTTGCGACCTGTGATCATGAAATCATGGATACAGTTCACCGGTACGGGGGAAAAGCGATCATGACAGCATCAACCCATGAGCGCTGCACGGACCGGGTTGAAGAAGCGGCCCATGGTGTGGACGCCGACATTATTGTCATGATACAGGGGGATGAGCCCCTGTTCATGCCCGGGGTTATCAGGCAACTCATTGATCCGTTTTTTTCCGATCCGTCCGTGAACTGCACCAACCTGATATCACTGATCAGGGATCGGAACGATCTCAATGATGTTGATATCGTCAAGGCTGCAGTCAACCTGCAGGGAAACATCATGTTTTTTTCCCGTGCTCCCATACCCTATTTCCGTGTCGATAACCATGCCCCCTGCTACCGACAGACAGGGGTTTCTGCATTTTCCCGCAGTTTCCTGTCAACCTTTACGGCATTGTCACCGACTCAGCTGGAGGTTGCCGAATCAGTTGACTTCCTGAGAATTCTGGAACATGGGTTTTCAATCCGGAGCGTAATAATCAACGACGAGACACATGGAGTGGACCGACCGGATGATGTTGCGGTCGTCGAACATGTTCTCAGGACTGATCCTGTGCAGCGTGAATATTACGAAAGGATCCTCTCCCTATGA
- a CDS encoding class I SAM-dependent methyltransferase: MPSKSDLDLYYKTVWTTSEDVGIVYKIQAEERVRYITRHIRLPGDAQILDVGSGHGLLYEAFKEQGFDQIAFFATDPSPENLERLKKRGISGFPDIASIGDRQFDLVTICYVLEHVPDPLPFLSDIISHVKPGGYVFIDLPERDDTFKSLLEPHVVVYTEKSLLALADKTGLSVIHQTGYGQLRDLLIAEQDGIKLVKDIRNFLSGAESRLFTALFPEKSDDFMRKKLFETYRFDEEGPDRWWIRSVMKKK, encoded by the coding sequence ATGCCGTCCAAGTCGGATCTCGATCTTTACTATAAAACAGTCTGGACGACATCTGAAGATGTGGGGATTGTCTACAAGATCCAGGCAGAAGAACGAGTCAGATATATCACGCGGCATATTCGTCTCCCTGGCGATGCGCAAATTCTGGATGTTGGGAGCGGGCATGGTCTCCTCTATGAAGCCTTCAAAGAACAGGGATTTGATCAGATTGCTTTTTTTGCAACTGATCCCAGCCCGGAAAATCTTGAGCGGTTAAAAAAGAGGGGGATTTCAGGATTTCCCGATATTGCCAGTATTGGGGACCGGCAATTTGACCTTGTGACTATCTGTTATGTCCTGGAGCATGTTCCTGATCCCTTGCCGTTCCTGTCAGACATTATCAGCCATGTCAAACCGGGCGGGTACGTATTCATTGATCTTCCCGAACGGGATGACACATTTAAATCACTCCTTGAACCGCATGTCGTGGTGTACACTGAAAAAAGCCTCTTAGCACTTGCTGATAAAACCGGTCTTTCGGTCATTCATCAGACGGGTTATGGCCAGCTGCGGGATTTGTTGATTGCAGAACAGGACGGGATAAAACTTGTTAAAGATATCCGTAACTTCCTTTCCGGAGCAGAGTCCCGGTTATTTACGGCACTGTTTCCTGAAAAATCAGATGATTTTATGAGGAAAAAATTGTTCGAAACCTACCGGTTTGATGAGGAAGGTCCTGACAGGTGGTGGATCCGTTCTGTTATGAAAAAAAAATAG
- a CDS encoding phosphoglycerate dehydrogenase, producing MTVKILVALQSFGEYSDMPVRMLEQSGAEIVYNRKGHRLNRDEIIELAHGCQGIIAGVEPYDREVLEQLPELKCISRSGVGTDTIDQQYARRQGITILNTPGVVVEPVAEMTIAMIFDLLRLLTYHTAVVQSGQWNKQAGHNLSSRKIGIIGLGRIGKKVAEYIRLFHADVMGYDLYPDHSWAELHGVRIVDLKTLITTSDVISLHVSLSSENPFRLGPSEFLTMKKGTIIINTSRGQVIDETALYENLRSGQLGGAGLDVFKNEPYDGPLRTLKNVVLTPHISTLTEESRAEMERESVENLLNNLNLPIWR from the coding sequence ATGACCGTGAAAATTCTCGTGGCACTCCAGAGTTTCGGGGAGTATTCAGACATGCCGGTGAGGATGCTTGAACAGTCCGGTGCAGAAATCGTGTACAACAGAAAGGGCCACCGGCTCAACCGTGATGAAATAATTGAGCTTGCACATGGCTGCCAGGGAATTATTGCCGGTGTTGAACCCTATGACCGTGAAGTTCTCGAGCAGTTGCCCGAGCTGAAATGCATCAGCCGCAGCGGTGTTGGCACGGATACTATCGACCAGCAGTATGCACGCAGACAGGGAATTACCATCCTGAATACACCCGGTGTTGTGGTCGAACCCGTTGCTGAAATGACAATTGCCATGATCTTTGATCTTCTGCGCCTCCTGACATACCATACGGCAGTCGTTCAGTCCGGGCAATGGAATAAACAGGCCGGGCATAACCTTTCAAGCCGGAAGATCGGTATTATCGGGCTTGGAAGAATCGGAAAAAAGGTGGCAGAATATATCAGGCTTTTCCATGCGGATGTCATGGGGTATGATCTCTACCCGGATCATTCATGGGCTGAATTGCACGGAGTACGGATCGTGGATCTAAAAACCCTAATCACAACAAGCGATGTGATCAGTCTCCATGTATCCCTCTCATCTGAAAACCCGTTCAGGTTGGGACCGTCAGAGTTTTTAACAATGAAAAAAGGGACAATTATTATCAACACGTCCAGGGGACAGGTCATTGATGAAACCGCCCTTTATGAAAATCTCCGTTCCGGGCAACTTGGTGGTGCCGGATTGGATGTTTTTAAAAATGAACCCTACGATGGTCCGCTCCGCACGCTTAAAAATGTGGTACTCACCCCGCATATATCAACCCTGACGGAGGAGTCCCGGGCTGAAATGGAGCGTGAGTCGGTTGAAAATCTCTTAAACAACCTTAACCTGCCGATTTGGCGGTAG
- a CDS encoding SIS domain-containing protein: MSYTEQYLDEVKQIVDRIDTAEIEKIIRVLKTVRKEKGRIFFIGVGGSAGNASHAVNDFRKLAGFEAYSPVDNVSELMARTNDEGWDTVFSEWLKGSNLRSSDAVFVFSVGGGNLEKNISANIVRALEYAQQKKAKILGIVGRNGGYTAKVADACVIIPTVNPETITPHSEAFQGVLWHLIASDPRMKVIENKWESTQKKA, from the coding sequence ATGTCCTACACAGAACAGTATCTTGATGAAGTCAAACAGATTGTCGATAGGATCGATACCGCAGAAATTGAAAAAATAATCCGGGTTTTAAAAACGGTTCGTAAAGAGAAGGGGCGCATTTTTTTCATTGGTGTGGGTGGCAGTGCCGGAAATGCATCCCATGCAGTGAATGATTTCAGGAAACTTGCTGGTTTTGAAGCATATTCTCCGGTTGACAACGTATCTGAGCTGATGGCACGGACCAATGATGAAGGATGGGATACGGTTTTTTCAGAATGGCTTAAAGGGAGCAACCTGCGATCCAGTGATGCAGTATTCGTTTTTTCCGTTGGTGGTGGCAATCTTGAGAAAAATATCAGTGCAAACATTGTCCGGGCCCTTGAGTATGCACAACAGAAGAAAGCAAAGATTCTCGGAATAGTTGGAAGAAATGGTGGTTATACCGCAAAGGTTGCTGATGCGTGTGTCATCATTCCTACGGTTAATCCCGAGACGATCACCCCTCATTCAGAGGCATTCCAGGGAGTGTTGTGGCATCTTATAGCCTCGGATCCCCGTATGAAAGTGATCGAAAACAAGTGGGAGTCAACCCAGAAAAAAGCCTGA
- a CDS encoding glycosyltransferase — protein MNIPNKTDFRHRLALIVPTRNRPELLIKLLKTINAQEIRPSQVVIVDGSDKPVESQIREYLSSDDTYIHVSPPSLTRQRNEGIKQLHDDITLSGYLDDDIELEPGAIEAMLSFWEQCPTDTGGVGFNIINIPEKKPLSGIIRRIFCIGNPVSGKVLRSGFCTSAFPASQDIPCEWLCGGATIWRREILNSYKYDEWYSGWAYHEDAEFSYRVFKKYQLFVVHKARVTHNPPPFNPAKNITLGKMAVINRYHFVKKNPELSVVLFYWSAIGEVLLNLLQSVWERNRNGFLVARGNFEGIYHIIRGDLVQVDENFRKA, from the coding sequence ATGAATATTCCTAATAAGACCGATTTCAGACACCGGCTGGCCCTGATTGTTCCTACGAGGAACCGGCCGGAATTACTGATTAAATTATTAAAAACGATCAATGCGCAGGAGATCAGGCCCTCCCAAGTGGTGATCGTCGACGGGAGTGATAAGCCGGTAGAATCACAGATCCGGGAGTATCTTTCCAGCGATGATACCTATATTCATGTCTCCCCGCCATCGCTGACCAGACAGAGGAATGAAGGGATAAAACAACTGCATGACGATATCACGCTGAGCGGTTACCTTGACGACGACATTGAGCTTGAACCGGGTGCAATTGAAGCAATGCTCAGTTTCTGGGAGCAGTGTCCAACGGATACGGGGGGGGTCGGATTCAACATAATCAATATTCCGGAAAAGAAGCCGCTGTCAGGGATAATCCGGAGAATATTTTGCATTGGTAACCCTGTATCAGGAAAAGTGCTCAGGTCCGGGTTCTGCACCAGCGCCTTTCCAGCCAGCCAGGATATTCCATGTGAATGGCTCTGCGGCGGAGCGACAATATGGAGGCGGGAAATCCTGAACAGTTATAAATATGACGAATGGTATTCCGGCTGGGCATATCATGAGGACGCAGAGTTTAGTTATCGTGTGTTTAAAAAATACCAATTATTCGTTGTTCATAAAGCAAGGGTCACACATAACCCCCCGCCGTTTAACCCCGCGAAGAATATAACGCTGGGAAAAATGGCAGTCATCAACCGCTATCACTTTGTGAAGAAAAATCCCGAATTGTCAGTAGTGCTGTTTTACTGGTCTGCAATTGGCGAGGTTCTGCTCAACCTGTTACAAAGCGTGTGGGAGAGGAACCGGAATGGTTTCTTGGTTGCGCGGGGGAATTTTGAAGGGATTTATCATATTATTCGCGGCGATCTTGTGCAAGTGGATGAAAATTTCAGGAAGGCATAA
- a CDS encoding HAD hydrolase-like protein: MAIRAIVLDFDGVVVESNQIKHQAFSDLFSAYPEFYDQVMEYHRAHNAVGRHEKFRYIMEHIMHEHYSPNLAAEWADEYARMTREKITKCPYVNGALDMITDLNKIIPFYLASATPFDELSRILSARGIAGIFKEVYGAPMKKAIMLKEIARRENAFCGEILFIGDSREDYISARESGCIFIGRISGYDFHDVPALCFKDLYEIKAYIVKNLMNGGRDGLSDRIIRA, from the coding sequence ATGGCAATCCGGGCAATTGTACTCGATTTTGACGGTGTTGTTGTCGAATCAAACCAGATAAAGCATCAGGCTTTTTCTGATCTTTTTTCTGCATATCCCGAATTTTATGATCAGGTGATGGAATATCACAGGGCACATAATGCGGTTGGCCGTCATGAAAAATTCCGCTACATCATGGAACACATAATGCACGAGCACTATTCCCCGAATCTGGCAGCGGAATGGGCTGATGAATATGCACGTATGACCCGGGAGAAAATTACCAAATGCCCCTACGTGAACGGGGCTCTCGATATGATAACAGACCTTAATAAAATAATTCCATTTTATCTCGCATCAGCGACGCCGTTCGATGAATTATCCCGGATTCTCTCTGCAAGAGGTATTGCCGGTATATTTAAGGAAGTGTACGGGGCCCCGATGAAAAAGGCAATCATGTTAAAAGAAATTGCACGCAGGGAGAATGCCTTTTGCGGTGAGATCCTGTTCATTGGTGACAGCAGGGAGGATTACATTTCGGCCAGGGAATCTGGGTGCATTTTCATCGGCAGGATCAGCGGGTATGACTTCCACGATGTCCCAGCTCTATGTTTCAAGGATTTATATGAAATAAAAGCATATATCGTAAAAAACCTGATGAATGGTGGTCGCGATGGATTATCTGACAGAATTATTCGGGCTTGA
- a CDS encoding Gfo/Idh/MocA family oxidoreductase, whose product MTKSNKLKAGIVGYGYMGKIRKKIVEENPKLQLAGICDTNKNLMATDDTIKCKRYADYKKLLKTDIDLVFICTPNSFSPTIVVESLNAGKHVFCEKPPGKNLDDIKMMIEAERNNPDLKLMFGFNHRYHPGILEAKKMIEGGRLGKILFLKGTYGKSGGKNYLSSWRNQKEISGGGILLDQGIHMLDLFRYFCGDYQEIKGFLSRMFWEADVEDNAFVFMRNSDGQVATLHSSATLWKHCFKIEIFLEQAYLIVQGLLSKTGSYGRETLVVGKRQFEDESFALGNPREEVIYFDQDLSWSIEVEQFSEYILRNKKVDNSSSYDALRVMELIDTLYRDEKIVDGNAISVKEDKTI is encoded by the coding sequence ATGACTAAATCAAATAAACTCAAAGCCGGGATCGTTGGTTACGGCTATATGGGTAAAATCCGAAAAAAAATTGTCGAAGAGAATCCTAAACTCCAGCTTGCGGGAATCTGTGATACCAACAAGAATCTGATGGCCACGGATGATACGATAAAATGTAAACGATATGCCGATTATAAAAAATTGTTAAAAACGGACATTGACCTTGTCTTTATCTGTACTCCTAACTCGTTTTCACCGACCATTGTTGTCGAAAGCCTGAATGCCGGAAAGCATGTTTTTTGTGAAAAGCCACCCGGGAAAAATCTTGATGATATTAAGATGATGATCGAAGCCGAGAGAAATAATCCGGATCTCAAACTGATGTTCGGGTTCAATCACCGTTATCATCCGGGAATTCTTGAAGCAAAGAAGATGATTGAAGGCGGCCGGCTTGGGAAGATACTCTTCCTGAAAGGCACATATGGCAAATCCGGTGGGAAAAATTACCTTTCATCGTGGCGCAACCAGAAAGAGATATCCGGTGGTGGCATTCTTCTTGACCAGGGAATCCACATGCTCGATCTTTTCCGTTATTTCTGCGGGGATTATCAGGAGATTAAGGGATTTCTCTCGCGGATGTTCTGGGAAGCAGATGTCGAGGATAACGCGTTTGTGTTCATGAGGAATTCGGATGGTCAGGTGGCCACCCTCCATTCATCAGCTACCTTATGGAAGCACTGCTTCAAGATTGAAATATTTCTCGAGCAGGCCTACCTGATTGTGCAAGGGCTGCTCTCAAAAACCGGCAGTTACGGCAGAGAAACCCTTGTTGTCGGCAAACGGCAGTTCGAGGATGAATCTTTTGCTCTGGGTAATCCCCGTGAAGAGGTGATTTATTTCGACCAGGATCTGTCCTGGTCCATTGAGGTGGAACAGTTTTCAGAATATATCCTCCGGAACAAGAAAGTCGATAACAGCTCATCATATGATGCCCTGCGGGTGATGGAGTTGATCGATACCCTTTACCGGGATGAGAAAATTGTTGACGGGAATGCCATTAGCGTAAAGGAGGATAAAACCATATGA
- a CDS encoding SDR family oxidoreductase, whose amino-acid sequence MDYLTELFGLEGKVAAITGAGGYLCSEMARSLAHAGVKVAILDRDDKSINAVVDDIRSWGGIASPFLLEVTDKKNHESVLAEILSEFDDVDILINGAGINAPTPFFDITAEEWHAILDVHLIGTLFGCQVFGRYMVDQKKGSIINISSASAGPPLSKAFTYSVAKAGIRNLTQNIAREWAPFNVRVNALRPGFFPTEWSRRHFIDEDRNRAILGHTPMKRYGRPDELCGAVLWLSSEAATFVTGAEITVDGGFTAMTI is encoded by the coding sequence ATGGATTATCTGACAGAATTATTCGGGCTTGAAGGCAAGGTTGCCGCAATCACCGGGGCCGGTGGGTACCTGTGTAGCGAAATGGCACGCTCCCTTGCACACGCTGGAGTAAAGGTGGCCATCCTTGACCGTGACGATAAAAGTATCAATGCGGTTGTGGATGACATACGGTCATGGGGGGGGATCGCCTCACCATTCCTTCTTGAAGTAACGGACAAGAAAAATCATGAATCCGTGCTGGCAGAAATCCTATCTGAGTTTGACGATGTTGATATCCTGATTAATGGAGCAGGGATCAATGCACCGACACCCTTCTTTGACATAACTGCTGAGGAATGGCATGCCATTCTTGATGTCCATCTTATAGGGACATTGTTCGGTTGTCAGGTCTTTGGAAGATACATGGTCGACCAGAAGAAAGGATCGATCATTAATATCTCTTCAGCCTCGGCCGGTCCGCCGCTCTCAAAAGCGTTCACATATTCTGTGGCAAAGGCCGGCATCAGGAACCTGACCCAGAATATTGCCCGTGAATGGGCCCCGTTCAATGTCAGGGTCAATGCCCTTCGGCCTGGATTTTTTCCCACGGAATGGAGCAGGAGGCATTTCATCGATGAAGACCGGAACCGGGCGATTCTCGGGCATACGCCCATGAAACGGTACGGCAGGCCGGATGAACTGTGCGGGGCCGTTCTCTGGTTGTCATCAGAAGCAGCGACCTTCGTGACGGGTGCCGAGATAACGGTGGATGGCGGATTTACCGCGATGACGATTTAA